The Penaeus chinensis breed Huanghai No. 1 chromosome 6, ASM1920278v2, whole genome shotgun sequence genomic interval CGAGTATAATCTTtagctcatgtgtgtgtgtcgcagTGTTCTTAAATATATTTTGCATTGCTATAGTAttcacgtgtgtttgtttgtggtgctTTTTATTGAGTCTAATATCATCAGAACGTTTGTTCTTtggcaatatgaatatatatatatatatatatatatatatatacaaatatatatgtacatatatatatatatatatatatatatatatatatatatatatatatatatatatgtatgtgtgtgtgtgtatatatatacatatatatatatatatatatatatatatatatatatatatatacatacacacatatacgtgtggcTTTCATTTTGGTTCAatgattaattatagtaataacggtaTCAACACACTAatggtattattactactatgattaataTCGTTGTTGATTAATTGTCTTTGTCGTTACGCTGCTCCGTGGCTGACCAGTCCAtccatcctgctctctctctccccgatggACAGACCCGCCCGCGACCACGCCGACGACCTCGCCGCCAGCCACGCCCGCAGCGACGACAGTGTCAGCCGTCGGAGACAGACTCTTCTGCCGTGAGTTTTCTTCGGAGTATagaaagcatatgtgtatatgtgtgtataggctgtatctatctatctatatatatatgtatacacacacacacacacacacacacacacacacacacacacacacacacacacacatatatatatatatatatatatatatatatatatatatatatatatatatgtgtgtgtgtgtgtgtgtgtgtgtatgtatttatatatatatatatatatatatatatatatatatatatatgtgtgtgtgtcagtgtgtgtgtgtgtgtgtgtgtgtgtgtgtgtgtgtgtatgtatgtttgtacaaacacacacaccaacacatatatatagatagatagatacatagatagatagatatagatatagatatagatatagatatagatatagatatattcatatatatatacataaacatattcatatatgctcgAATGTATTATGTAATGATGTAAGACTGATAGATAAGATTGAAAATCAGAAAGCGTCAACCGGCATGACACTCTCCCCccgcctgcccctccccccccccattccctcccgccTCATCTCGGGCACTAATCttttcttaaccccttccccctcccccctccccccatccctgctcttcccttccctcctattcctcctcccacctctttttattcctcccttctcctcctgtccccttcacaccccttctttctcctcttcctctcctccttccccctctttccttttcctctcctcctttccccttctttcctcttcctctcctcccttcccacgtattccttttcctctccctcctccctctcttactcctccttttcctcctccttccccctcctcactccccattcccccaccatccccgccgcccacccttcccccacccttcctccccgcccacccttcccccaccatcccccccccgcccacccttcccccaccatccccccccgcccacccttccacccaccatcccccccgcccacccttcccccaccatcccccccccgcccacccttcccccacccttcccccccgcccacccttcccccaccatccccccccgcccacccttcccccacccttcccccccgcccacccttcccccaccatcccccccccgcccacccttcccccaccatcccccccgcccacccttcccccacccttcccccctgcccacccttcccccaccatcccccccccgcccacccttcccccaccatccccccccgcccacccttcccccacccttcccccccgcccacccttcccccaccatcccccccgcccacccttcccccacccttcccccccgcccacccttcccccaccatccccccccccgcccacccttcccccaccatccccccccgcccacccttccacccaccatccccacgcccacccttcccccaccatcccccccgcccacccttcccccacccttcccccccgcccacccttcccccaccatcccccccccgcccacccttcccccaccatcccccccccgcccacccttccacccaccatccccacgcccacccttcccccaccatccccccccgcccacccttccaccccccagcCGAGGAATGCGGGCGAGCGAACCTGACTGTGCCCCGTATCGTGGGCGGGCAGGTGGCGTCCCGCCTCGAGTACCCGTGGATGGCCTACATCACCATCACGGGCGGGGGCGGGCAGGACACGTCGTGCGGGGGCGCCATCGTCAACAGCGAGCACGTGGTCACAGCCGCCCACTGCTTCGGCGACAGGAAGTGAGatggatttattatcattactattagtatcagtattattattattattattattattattattattattattattattatcattgttgttgttattgttgttattattatcattattattattattattattattattattattattattattattgttattatcatcgttatcatcatcattattatcatcattattattattattattatcaatattattattattattattactattatccttattatcattatcattattattattatcattattattattattatcattattattattatcattattatcattattattattatcattattattattattattattattattattattattattattatgatcatcatcatcattattattattattattattattattattattattattattgttattattttattattattattattattattatcattcttattattattattattattattactattattattaccattatcgttaatattatcattatcattattgtttttttttatgatcattatcgttctattattatcattgcaattagtattattgttcttcttcttaacatcattatcatcattatcattatcatcatccttattatcattaccattatcatcattatcatcattattatcattatcatcattatcatcatcattatcattatcatcattatcatcatcattatcattatcatcattatcatcattatcatcctcattatcattattatcattaatattatcatcattgtggttATCCTCAtgatcctcctaatcctcctaaccACAGCCTGGCCACCTCCACCGTCACCGTCTTCCTCGCTGAGCATGACATCGATATCCTGACGGAGACCGACGTGCTGTCTATCTTTGCGCAGGAGTTGTTCATCCATCCCGACTACAAGGCGGACGGACAGGACACTGTGAGTTGGGGCTTTGTGCCTtcgttgtgatgatgatgatgaggaggaggagaggagaggaggagaggaggagaggaggaggaggaggaggaggaggaggaggaggaggaggaggaggaggaggaggaggaggaggaggaggaggagaggagaggaggagaggaggaggaggaggaggtgagtaaaaagaaggggggaagaagaaaatgaaggaggaggaggaggaggaggaggagaggaggaggaggaggagaagagtaagacgaagaagaaggaggaggagagtaagaagaaggaggacgaggaggaatagggggaggaagaggaggaggaggaagagagtaagaagaaggggggaagaagaagaagaaggaggaggaggaggagagtaagaagaaggggggaagaagaagaagaaggaggaggaggaggagagtaagaagaaggggtgaagaagaagaaggaggaggaggaggaggaatagggggaggaggaggaggagaggaggaggaggaggagagtaagaagaagaaggaggaggaggaggaggaatagggggaggaagaggaggaggaggaggagagtaagaagaaggggggaagaagaagaaggaggaggaggaggaggaggaatagggggaggaggaggaggagaggaggaggaggaggagagtaagaagaagaaggaggaggaggaggaatagggggaggaagaggaggaggaggaggagagtaagaagaaggggggaagaagaggaaacaggaggaggaggaggaatagggggagggggagaagaggaagaggtctcATAAGCCTCATAAACCAAGTACCTACGCTCATCTGAACTCAGATGCTTTTGAGAaatagaatattattttttttttttttgagaggtaaTTGCTTACGtcatttatgctctctctctaccAACGCGTTCCCTTTTGCTTGCTGTGTCGCCATTAACTATTTATGCccttatctattgatttattttgtgttatttcccATATTTTATTCAAGGAGGAACACGACATCGCCCTCTTGTACCTGGGCGGATCCCTGACCTTCGGCGTGGGAGTCCAGCCGATCTGCCTCGGGACCGCGGACGACTTCGCGGTGGGGCAGGAGGCAGTCATCGTCGGCTGGGGCCTCACGGACTTCGGTGCGGCCGCCTGCTGTTCGAGGCTCatgctcatatacacacacacacacatatatatatatatatatatatatatatatatatatatatatatatatatatatacatacatatctatatacatatatatattatatgtatatatattatatatatattatatatatttatatatatttatatatatatatacatatatatacatatatatcatatatatatattatatatatatattatatatatacatatatatttatatatatatatatatatatatatatatatatattatatatgtatatatattcattatatatatatatattatatatatgtatatatatataaatattcatatatatacacatatatatatatatatatatatatatattatatatgtgtatatatatattttatatatatatatatatattatatatattcacatataaatatatatatatatatatatatatatatatatgaatatatatgtattcataaatatatatatatatatattcatatatatatatatatatatatattcatatatatatataaatatgtatatatatgtattcatatatgtatatatatatatatatattcatatatatatatatatatatatatatatatatatatatatatagatgtatatgtatgtgtgtgtgtgtgtgtgtgtgtgtgtgtgtgtgtgtgtgtgtgtgtgtgtgtgtgtgtgtgtgtgtgtgtgtgtgtgtgtgtgagtgtgagtgtgtgtgtgtgtgtgtgtgtgtgtgtgtgcgtgtgcgtgtgcgtgtgcgtgtgcgtgtgcgtgtgcgtgtgcgtgtgcgtgtgcgtgtgcgtgtgcgtgtgcgtgtgcgtgtgtgagtgtgagtgtgagtgtgagtgtgagtgtgtgtgtgtgtgtgtgtgtgtgtgtgtgtgtgtgtgtgtgtgtgtgtgtgtgtgtgtgtgtgtgagtgtgtgtgtgtgtgagtgtgagtgtgtgtgtgtgtgtgtgtgtgtgtgtgtgtgtgtgtgtgtgtgtgtgtgtgtgtgtgtgtgtgtgtgtgtgtgtgtgtgtatttatatgtatatgtatatatgtatatatatatatatatattatatatatattcatatctatatatacttatgcatatatatgtatatatatatattatatatatattcatatatatatatacttatgcatatatatgtatatatatatatatatgtatatttatatatacatatatatacatctataactatatctatatctatctatctatctctatacttatatatatatatatatatatatatatatatatgtatatatatgtatatatatgtatatatatatatatatatatatatatatatatatatatatatgaataatctcTTAATTCGCCAGCGAACGCCTCGTCCGCAAGTAACCTTCTGCGGGAGGTGGCAGTCAGCACCATCGACATCGAGCAGTGCATCACGCTGTACCAGAACGCAGCCCAGAGGCAGTTCGTTAACGAGAACATGATCTGCACGCTGACCCCGGGCAAGGACGCGTGCAGTGTAAGTTCCGTGAGAGACACTTGGGTTAATACGGGGACAGAGATGCCTGTAGTGGAAGTCTTTGAGAACCGGGGATTATTACAgactgctgttgttgatgttattgttatgaatggcattacgttggggggaggggtatgtggtACGTGCGTGGGTTTGGATGAGGGGCGTGGGGTTGTCTCCGTGTGTGTTCGgaactgtttctctctttgttttctgttgtatatatgtggttctgagtctctttttgtctctgaatctctgtctcgtcttgtttgtttgtgtgcttctttctttctatctctctctttctctttttcttcttccttttatttctatttttatttctctctctctctctctctctctctctctctctctctctctctctctctctctctctctctctctctctctctctctctctctctctctctctctctctctctctattgaccGCTGAATGTCGAAACagacaattaaataaatatacatatatattattattttattcagttgttattattatgttatgttgTATATCATGCTAATGTTATATACAATTCTTATCGTATGTCATCACGGCATAGCACCATATCAATCTTATACGACACTACCTTCAACTCttactcccacctccctctccccctccccccgcccacctccctcttcccctcccctacccacctccctctccccctcccccgcccacctccctcttcccctcccctacccacctccctctccccctcccccgcctacctccctctccccctcccccgcctacctccctcttcccctcccccgcccacctccctcttcccctcccccgcccaccttcCTTGCACACAGCGGATGATTTAGACGCAAAATGAAACAGGCAGCCTGTCGCACCAAGAAAAACAATCGTAACAAACGGAATATACCTAAATCGATTAAgtgattaatgaatgaatgactcCTGCAGGGCGACAGCGGGGGTCCTGTCATAACCCGGGTCGGCGACGTGTGGGTCCTGATCGGCATCGTCAGCTTCGGCAACGGGTGCGCCGAGCCCGACGCCCCCGGAGTGCACACCAACGTCGCCAACTATTTGGACTGGATGACCGAGTCCGTCGGCGGGGCCTTCTGTTAGGCGCTCGGAACGGCGGGATGCTGTGTTGGTCGGCTTCTGATGGGGGTGCTCTCTGTTAGTTCAAATGGGGGGGATTCCTGTTAGCAGTTCAAAATGGGGAATTTCTGTTAGTCAATTCATTAAGACAGGGTTTCTTGTTAGGGAGCTCACAACGGGGGTGCTCCCTGTTGGTCAGCCGATCCTGTTCCGTTGTGTGAGGAATGACTTTAGCTCAGAAAttggattattatatatatatatatatatccatacaatacacatatatatcttatctgaTAATGTAACTATTCAACGTAATCGAGAGTTTGGAAGAAAATGTAATTCCCGTTTTAAAATTAGCAGACTTTCAAGCTTCTTCATCTCGAAGTTTACTGTATTTCAAATTCTATGTAATAAAATTATCTGCAATTATCTTGCGTTTACAGCATCCAACATCCAAGTAACTGAGATTCACTTgcagtttatgtatgcatgcagtaactttttctctcttgtcattAAATTCTTGCTTACTTTTTTACTCATTATGCATTAGTATCGTAAACAGGGATCAAAAGAATGCTATTCTTTCATGTTTGCATTTGTCTGTGTTTTAAGTGCCCACATGTCAGCCTGAAGATGGAAATTGATGTGTAAACTCTCGGGGGTTATGCGCCATATTTCACTTATTACGTGATAACTTTTTCAGGTGATttaccaaaaacaaacacacacacacacacacacacacacacacacacacacacacacacacacacacacacacacacacacacacacacacacacacacaaaaaaaggtaaC includes:
- the LOC125026628 gene encoding tryptase-like; translation: MVAESAREATCDGNFDLNHGDERVLYSDNDGSKLRCNSRFTSPVGTTMSLECPQFNLNARGCQREQLKVKAKGRKATTYCGTSGPSLTTPKNRIRVTYKRKPLREGECSGGYLCFLRVLGDPPATTPTTSPPATPAATTVSAVGDRLFCPEECGRANLTVPRIVGGQVASRLEYPWMAYITITGGGGQDTSCGGAIVNSEHVVTAAHCFGDRNLATSTVTVFLAEHDIDILTETDVLSIFAQELFIHPDYKADGQDTEEHDIALLYLGGSLTFGVGVQPICLGTADDFAVGQEAVIVGWGLTDFANASSASNLLREVAVSTIDIEQCITLYQNAAQRQFVNENMICTLTPGKDACSGDSGGPVITRVGDVWVLIGIVSFGNGCAEPDAPGVHTNVANYLDWMTESVGGAFC